One genomic region from Granulicatella adiacens ATCC 49175 encodes:
- a CDS encoding DUF1307 domain-containing protein, protein MKKTYKVIALLSTAFALAACQSGEKKVDETSAQTTVAQATTQAPTTQAATTKATTTQSAKSNQTGEATYEYKEPGVTVTLKYYYKDDVVYKQEGTYVYNPKEMGQDPEQFKVTIQKAFDETKGVKGIEGTLEFKDGVYTRKNTFDYNTMDFVELNKRNPKKYPPKNDPLYYSEAVKKLEKNGYVKK, encoded by the coding sequence ATGAAAAAGACTTATAAAGTTATTGCATTATTATCGACTGCTTTTGCTCTAGCAGCATGTCAAAGTGGAGAAAAGAAAGTTGATGAAACTTCAGCGCAAACAACCGTTGCTCAAGCAACTACACAAGCACCTACTACTCAAGCTGCAACTACAAAAGCGACGACCACTCAATCTGCTAAAAGCAATCAAACAGGCGAAGCAACTTACGAATACAAAGAGCCTGGTGTTACTGTTACATTGAAGTACTACTACAAAGATGACGTTGTTTATAAACAAGAAGGTACTTATGTTTATAATCCAAAAGAAATGGGTCAAGATCCAGAACAATTTAAAGTAACCATCCAAAAAGCTTTTGACGAAACAAAAGGTGTTAAGGGAATCGAAGGAACGCTTGAATTTAAGGACGGGGTATATACCCGTAAAAACACGTTTGACTATAATACAATGGACTTTGTAGAACTAAACAAACGTAATCCAAAGAAATATCCACCAAAAAATGATCCACTATATTATAGTGAAGCTGTTAAAAAATTAGAAAAAAATGGATATGTAAAAAAATAA
- the pheT gene encoding phenylalanine--tRNA ligase subunit beta: MKLSYEWLNEYIDLSQITPQELGEKMSRTGIEVDSVTVPGEGLKGLVVGLATQVVDHPDSDHLHVVTVEVGDDEPLQIVCGAPNIAAGQKIIVATHGARIAGGHKIKRGKLRGVESQGMICSLQEIGVPSNLVPKEYEDGIYVFTDDSIEVGSDAVHVLALDSAIVELDITANRSDALSMRGSVHEIGAIYNLKNNLEPDAFEKGTSSEIPGVVTVSVENEADAPAYHAFLIEGVKVAPSPQWMQNRLIAAGVRPINNLVDVTNYILMEYGQPLHAFDYDKLPEKAIHVRRATEGETLVTLDGEERTLENEIVITSGGQPVALAGVMGGLDTEISEETTTVLLEAALFDPKAVRLASQKHNLRSESSARFEKGINKATIVQAGKRAAALIAKLGGGTVKEAFASSQSYDLELPVVSITLERLNHVLGTSLTLDEVKQVFAQLEYPTTVEGTRFDVTIPAWRFDISIEADLVEEVGRIYGYDKIPATLPTTESTVGGLTDKQRFIRYTRQFMQGAGLSQAYTYALTTPEKSKWFTKKDATSVRLSWPMSEDRSELRQSLLPSLLEAVQYNVARSQNNVKLFEAGRVFKLGAAGSEDFIENEVIAGILTGDVTSANWNHKAEKVDFYVVKGILEAYFAQLDCLDRVRFEPLTDIEELHPGQSARILLDGEVIGLIGKVHPTVQKALDLQDTFVFELDVEPLLAANLQEAVIQSVAKYPSMTRDIAILAPTSLTHAELVDVIRENAGEFLSKVTLFDVYKGEHVPEGFQSLAYSLLFVNRNATLEEDVIKSAMTRVEEALVSLDNVSIR; this comes from the coding sequence ATGAAATTATCATACGAATGGTTAAATGAATATATTGATTTATCACAAATCACTCCTCAAGAATTAGGAGAAAAAATGTCTCGCACAGGGATCGAAGTCGATAGCGTTACGGTTCCAGGCGAAGGATTAAAAGGATTAGTGGTTGGGTTAGCAACCCAAGTCGTTGACCATCCAGATTCAGACCACTTACACGTTGTCACAGTTGAAGTAGGTGATGACGAGCCGCTTCAAATCGTGTGTGGCGCTCCAAATATCGCAGCAGGTCAAAAGATTATCGTGGCGACTCACGGTGCACGCATTGCGGGCGGTCATAAAATTAAACGTGGAAAACTACGTGGCGTAGAATCTCAAGGAATGATTTGTTCCTTACAAGAAATCGGCGTGCCAAGTAACTTAGTACCCAAAGAATACGAAGATGGAATTTACGTCTTTACTGATGACAGCATTGAAGTAGGAAGCGACGCCGTTCATGTATTAGCGCTTGATTCAGCAATCGTGGAACTTGATATCACTGCTAACCGTTCTGACGCGTTAAGCATGCGCGGTTCTGTTCACGAAATTGGTGCGATTTACAACTTGAAGAACAATTTAGAACCAGATGCATTCGAAAAAGGAACTTCTTCTGAAATTCCAGGCGTTGTTACAGTTTCTGTAGAAAACGAAGCAGACGCTCCTGCATACCACGCATTCTTAATCGAAGGTGTTAAAGTGGCTCCAAGTCCACAATGGATGCAAAACCGTTTAATCGCGGCTGGCGTTCGTCCAATCAATAATTTAGTGGACGTAACCAACTACATCTTAATGGAATACGGTCAACCGCTTCATGCATTTGACTACGATAAATTACCTGAAAAAGCGATCCATGTTCGTCGCGCAACTGAAGGCGAAACATTAGTGACTTTAGATGGGGAAGAACGTACATTAGAAAACGAAATCGTGATTACTTCAGGCGGCCAACCAGTCGCATTAGCTGGGGTAATGGGTGGATTAGACACTGAAATCTCAGAAGAGACAACTACAGTGTTATTAGAAGCAGCCTTGTTCGATCCTAAAGCGGTTCGTCTTGCGTCACAAAAACATAACTTACGTAGCGAATCAAGTGCTCGTTTTGAAAAAGGCATTAACAAAGCAACCATTGTTCAAGCTGGAAAACGCGCAGCAGCATTGATTGCCAAGCTTGGTGGCGGAACTGTGAAAGAGGCCTTTGCTTCTTCACAAAGCTATGACTTAGAATTACCAGTTGTAAGCATCACTCTAGAACGCTTAAACCACGTTTTAGGAACAAGCTTAACACTTGATGAAGTGAAACAAGTATTTGCACAATTAGAATACCCAACAACTGTAGAAGGAACACGTTTCGACGTGACAATTCCTGCATGGAGATTTGATATTTCTATCGAAGCAGACTTAGTGGAAGAAGTAGGACGTATTTACGGATACGACAAGATTCCTGCAACATTACCAACAACTGAAAGTACAGTGGGTGGGTTAACAGATAAACAACGCTTCATCCGTTACACTCGTCAATTCATGCAAGGAGCTGGACTTTCACAAGCGTACACTTATGCCTTAACAACTCCAGAAAAATCAAAATGGTTTACGAAGAAAGACGCAACAAGCGTGCGTTTAAGCTGGCCAATGAGTGAAGATCGTAGCGAATTACGTCAATCACTATTACCAAGTTTATTAGAAGCCGTTCAATACAACGTGGCTCGTTCACAAAACAACGTGAAATTATTTGAAGCAGGCCGTGTGTTCAAACTAGGAGCTGCTGGAAGTGAAGATTTCATCGAAAACGAGGTCATCGCGGGTATTTTAACAGGAGACGTGACAAGTGCGAACTGGAACCATAAAGCAGAGAAAGTGGATTTCTATGTGGTAAAAGGAATTCTAGAAGCGTACTTCGCACAATTAGACTGCTTAGACCGTGTACGTTTCGAGCCTTTAACAGATATTGAAGAATTACACCCAGGACAATCAGCACGTATTCTTTTAGACGGAGAAGTGATTGGTTTAATCGGTAAAGTTCATCCAACGGTTCAAAAAGCATTAGACTTACAAGACACATTCGTCTTCGAGTTAGATGTGGAACCATTACTTGCAGCTAACTTACAAGAAGCAGTGATTCAATCGGTTGCGAAATATCCAAGCATGACGCGCGATATTGCTATCTTAGCACCAACTTCATTAACACATGCTGAGTTAGTGGATGTTATCCGTGAAAATGCTGGTGAGTTCTTATCAAAAGTAACGTTATTCGACGTTTATAAAGGGGAACATGTGCCAGAAGGATTCCAATCATTAGCGTATTCATTATTGTTTGTGAACCGCAATGCGACGTTGGAGGAAGACGTTATTAAGTCCGCCATGACTCGAGTAGAAGAAGCATTAGTGTCTTTAGACAACGTATCTATTCGATAA
- the pheS gene encoding phenylalanine--tRNA ligase subunit alpha, with translation MNLEEMKVQFDAIRKDVLASLEEVKTLKELDQIRVQQLGKKGPITEVLKNIKNLANEEKPKVGALANELRSFLEEKIASVKEVLEAKALEEALQSETIDVTMPGRPVERGTAHVLAHVQDQVEDFFIGLGYQVVEGPEVESDHYNFEMMNLPKDHPARDMQDTFYITPEYLLRTQTSPVQARTMEKHDFTKGPLKMLSPGRVFRRDNDDATHSHQFYQIEGLVIDKHITMSDLKGTLAAFAKEMFGEDREVRLRPSYFPFTEPSLEVDISCFKCGGEGCSVCKGTGWIEVLGSGMVHPNVLEAAGVDSSVYGGFAFGLGQDRIAMLKYGIEDIRSLYTNDVRFLSQFTKES, from the coding sequence ATGAATTTAGAAGAAATGAAAGTGCAGTTTGATGCGATTCGTAAAGATGTACTTGCTTCTTTAGAAGAAGTAAAAACATTAAAAGAGCTCGATCAAATTCGTGTACAACAATTAGGGAAAAAAGGACCCATCACGGAAGTTCTTAAAAACATTAAAAACTTAGCCAACGAAGAGAAACCAAAAGTAGGGGCTCTTGCCAATGAATTACGTTCTTTCTTAGAAGAAAAAATCGCTTCTGTTAAAGAAGTGCTTGAAGCAAAAGCGTTAGAAGAAGCGTTACAATCTGAGACCATCGACGTCACAATGCCAGGTCGTCCAGTCGAACGTGGAACTGCTCATGTATTAGCGCACGTTCAAGACCAAGTGGAAGATTTCTTCATCGGCCTTGGATACCAAGTAGTAGAAGGCCCAGAAGTGGAATCAGACCACTATAACTTTGAGATGATGAACTTGCCAAAAGATCACCCAGCGCGTGATATGCAAGATACATTCTACATCACTCCAGAGTACTTACTTCGCACACAAACTTCTCCAGTACAAGCTCGTACAATGGAAAAACATGACTTTACAAAAGGTCCATTGAAGATGTTAAGTCCGGGCCGTGTATTCCGTCGTGATAACGATGATGCAACGCACTCACATCAGTTCTATCAAATCGAAGGTCTTGTGATCGATAAACATATTACGATGTCAGACTTAAAAGGAACTCTTGCGGCATTTGCTAAAGAAATGTTCGGGGAAGACCGTGAAGTGCGTCTTCGCCCAAGTTACTTCCCATTCACGGAACCCTCTCTAGAAGTGGATATTAGCTGCTTCAAATGCGGTGGCGAAGGCTGTTCTGTATGTAAAGGAACAGGTTGGATTGAAGTATTAGGTAGTGGTATGGTTCATCCAAACGTTCTTGAAGCTGCTGGTGTAGATTCAAGTGTTTACGGTGGATTTGCCTTCGGATTAGGCCAAGACCGTATCGCAATGTTGAAATATGGGATTGAAGATATTCGTTCATTATATACAAACGATGTACGTTTCTTAAGCCAATTTACGAAAGAATCATAA
- a CDS encoding NUDIX domain-containing protein: protein MDFTEKTIQRDIKYSGRIFTVTQDIVELPNGKTSTRDLVFHTGAVAVLVIRDGKMLLVRQYRKPLEMHFLEIPAGKLDSKEEVPLEAAKRELEEETNLVAEEWVKMMEMVSTPGFCDEKITLFQAKNVTVQENAKPADEDEFVEILWMPLEEVMQKIQTGEIADAKTIIAAQYAWMHKGE from the coding sequence ATGGATTTTACAGAAAAAACAATTCAAAGAGATATTAAATATTCAGGACGTATTTTTACAGTAACACAAGATATCGTGGAGCTACCGAATGGGAAAACTTCTACGCGAGACCTCGTATTTCATACGGGAGCAGTAGCAGTACTCGTGATTCGTGACGGAAAGATGCTACTCGTTCGTCAATATAGAAAACCATTAGAAATGCACTTCTTGGAAATTCCAGCAGGGAAATTAGACTCGAAGGAAGAAGTGCCTCTAGAAGCCGCAAAACGTGAATTAGAAGAAGAAACAAACCTAGTTGCCGAAGAATGGGTGAAGATGATGGAAATGGTCTCTACCCCTGGATTCTGCGATGAGAAAATTACATTATTCCAAGCAAAAAATGTGACGGTCCAAGAAAATGCGAAACCAGCAGACGAAGATGAATTTGTTGAAATCTTATGGATGCCACTCGAAGAAGTGATGCAAAAAATCCAAACGGGTGAAATTGCGGATGCGAAGACGATTATTGCAGCACAGTATGCTTGGATGCATAAAGGAGAATAA
- a CDS encoding peptidoglycan D,D-transpeptidase FtsI family protein translates to MLNKRKSKNKKKKSHIPFRLNLLFLIVFFSFIALISRLAYVQLVKGDEFVALVQRTETTTSKKAVPRGSIYDSQGRVLVGNKPKLSINYTRPADAKASKMLEIAKKLTSLISVDTSELKERDLKDYWVALNPDKLDGLLTAEEKKQISKENLSSSQTYEMQLAHIPSDELNYSEAEKQVIAIFTKMNSAYSLSTVTLKNEGVTEQEVAKISERLGELRGVDIDSDWDREYPMGDMLKTILGTVSSEKTGLPSSKVKSLLSQGYSLNDRVGTSYLEEQYENVLSGSKTVVQSQTNTKGQVIKNNETYPGKAGSNLVLTIDTEFQKKIEEIAKTSVEEMTDPAADRVYIVVMNPKNGDVLGITGKKKKFDGNFQSNGVEDDALGAINNSFGMGSVVKPATVLSGYMDGALTLEDNKIVDEPIEFEASKPKSSWFNRNGQIELTDLDALERSSNVYMIKLAMKMGGQAEYVKGGKLNINLSLFDKLREYYAQFGLGVRTGIDLPNEGKGYNGGTADAFSALDFAFGQFDLYTPLQLAQYMSTIANGGTRIAPRLVKEIHETSPKGGIGNLEDVIPTKIMNTLQVEKKILDHIKEGLYRVTHGENGTSASTFKNYSPEVAGKTGTAEAFYSGPNPAYKNEAVENSTFISYAPYDNPEIVVSVVAPYFKDGSPSDYAAKIAKKVYEAYFGKKSNSETNAATVNTQVQQNNRQ, encoded by the coding sequence ATGTTGAATAAAAGAAAATCAAAAAACAAAAAGAAAAAATCACATATTCCATTTCGTTTAAATTTATTATTTTTAATAGTATTCTTTTCATTTATTGCGTTGATTAGCCGTTTGGCATATGTTCAATTGGTTAAAGGGGATGAATTTGTTGCTCTCGTTCAACGAACTGAAACAACCACTTCTAAAAAAGCTGTTCCACGAGGATCTATCTATGATAGCCAAGGTCGAGTTTTAGTAGGGAACAAGCCTAAATTATCGATTAACTATACAAGACCTGCAGATGCGAAAGCCTCAAAAATGTTAGAAATCGCCAAAAAATTAACTTCATTGATTTCAGTCGATACTTCTGAATTAAAAGAGCGTGATTTGAAAGATTATTGGGTAGCTTTAAATCCTGACAAGTTAGATGGATTACTGACGGCTGAAGAAAAGAAACAAATTTCAAAAGAAAACCTCTCTTCAAGTCAAACGTATGAGATGCAATTAGCTCATATTCCTTCAGATGAGTTAAACTATAGTGAAGCTGAAAAACAAGTGATTGCTATTTTCACAAAGATGAATAGTGCTTATTCTCTTTCAACTGTTACGCTCAAAAATGAAGGAGTAACCGAGCAAGAAGTCGCAAAAATCAGTGAACGATTAGGCGAGCTTCGTGGAGTAGATATTGATTCTGATTGGGACCGTGAGTATCCAATGGGGGACATGTTAAAAACAATCCTTGGAACGGTTTCTTCTGAAAAAACAGGATTGCCTTCTTCAAAAGTAAAATCATTACTATCTCAAGGATATTCACTCAACGATCGTGTCGGAACGAGTTATTTAGAAGAACAGTATGAGAATGTTTTAAGTGGTTCTAAGACTGTCGTTCAATCTCAAACGAATACAAAAGGACAAGTCATCAAAAATAACGAAACTTATCCAGGGAAAGCAGGTTCTAATTTAGTATTAACCATTGATACTGAATTCCAGAAAAAAATAGAAGAAATTGCCAAAACTTCTGTTGAAGAAATGACGGACCCAGCTGCTGACCGCGTGTATATCGTTGTAATGAATCCTAAAAATGGAGACGTTCTAGGAATTACGGGTAAGAAAAAGAAATTTGATGGGAATTTCCAATCCAATGGAGTGGAAGACGATGCTTTAGGAGCGATTAACAACTCATTTGGAATGGGGTCAGTAGTTAAACCAGCGACTGTTCTATCGGGTTATATGGATGGAGCATTGACGCTTGAAGATAATAAAATAGTCGATGAACCGATTGAATTTGAAGCTTCTAAACCGAAGAGTTCATGGTTTAATCGCAATGGACAAATTGAATTAACCGATTTAGATGCATTGGAACGTTCTTCAAACGTATATATGATTAAATTAGCGATGAAAATGGGTGGACAAGCAGAATACGTGAAGGGCGGAAAATTGAATATCAATTTAAGCCTATTTGATAAATTGCGTGAATATTATGCTCAATTTGGATTGGGTGTAAGAACTGGGATTGATCTACCAAATGAAGGAAAAGGATATAATGGTGGAACAGCCGATGCCTTTTCTGCACTTGACTTTGCGTTCGGTCAGTTTGACTTATATACACCGCTTCAATTGGCTCAATATATGTCTACGATTGCTAACGGAGGAACACGTATTGCTCCTCGTTTAGTGAAAGAAATTCATGAAACGAGCCCTAAAGGTGGAATTGGAAATCTTGAAGATGTCATTCCAACCAAAATTATGAATACTCTTCAAGTAGAGAAGAAAATTCTGGATCATATTAAAGAAGGACTATACCGTGTTACTCATGGGGAGAACGGAACATCTGCTTCTACTTTCAAAAATTACTCTCCTGAAGTGGCTGGTAAAACAGGGACTGCAGAAGCATTCTATTCTGGGCCAAATCCTGCTTATAAGAATGAGGCTGTAGAAAACTCAACATTCATTTCGTACGCTCCGTATGATAATCCTGAAATTGTTGTATCTGTAGTAGCACCATATTTTAAAGATGGATCGCCATCAGATTATGCTGCTAAAATTGCTAAAAAAGTGTATGAAGCTTATTTTGGTAAAAAAAGTAATTCTGAAACCAATGCTGCAACAGTAAATACACAAGTACAACAAAATAACAGACAATAA
- a CDS encoding YfhO family protein: protein MKSKSNWNKRKYYSLSILIPVFLLLFIFILFSMTPFGNRTWLTVDLGQQYVDFFAYYQDTLLHHPEQFFYSFSKSIGGEMVSLWSYYLFSPFNLIFLMIPKSYITIGVSLLIFLKLIFCTVSFAYFLDKKFGERNMNALLFSLSYGFMSYLSVNQLNIMWLDALIGLPLILLGVDSIINNENPIRYILPLAITVLANYYTGYMICLFLVFYFPYAYLLQKRSFQWKDFLKTGARFALYSILAIGLIMIVLLPSAYSLLGSKGAAKQSLWSLKSEYNPLLMLSKLFIGSFDFQQMPKGYPNIFVGSLALFSFFTYFTHKIIRLAEKIIAFVITLFFLVSFNIDFLDRIWHAGQLPNWYPYRFSFLFSFWIVYIGYQQTLKSSKISMFEAFTFFFFMLSISIGFILYPQSYLQSWQIVLGFGISMGILYGLIAQTRFKKRSRGLWISLVLIELVLNSGINLARLGYVMNSDFTNYQASLELWSKSLSAPDNTFFRSEKTIARSKNDSLQVPTYGISHFSSTFEKESERFFEAIGVRQGVAYVSYSNGTLLTDALLGIKTSFIANDQASYNHRWERKDLEMMDVAQQFEEGTVVQNDNVLSIAYPMKPILKAMKVPVNQPVAMQNQLSNALAGTHSPKDIFTRIPSQMAYSNIKGRPFAHQTIQLENSEEKGSIKLTFTPETDDPIYLELAGDMEEDSFTMTLNGKEYFFYPVESRPVLLSIASKKKGIPQTIEFTIQKDQFSFTRLNLYSLNETLLQDRIQQTKAQELKIDTFSSTHFSGTMTVEEESTVLTTIPYSIGWTVRVDGQPVETFKILDSLLGFSISPGKHSVEYHYTTPYLIEGSMISFASIVFIILILLTRRKKTDDS from the coding sequence ATGAAATCTAAAAGCAATTGGAATAAAAGAAAATACTATAGCCTTAGTATTTTAATCCCCGTATTCCTTCTACTTTTTATATTTATTCTTTTTTCAATGACTCCTTTTGGAAATCGTACCTGGCTGACCGTCGATTTGGGTCAACAATACGTCGATTTCTTTGCTTATTATCAGGATACTCTATTACACCATCCTGAACAGTTTTTTTACAGCTTTTCCAAATCCATTGGTGGAGAAATGGTAAGCTTATGGTCTTATTATTTATTCAGTCCTTTTAACTTGATATTTCTCATGATTCCAAAATCATACATTACAATAGGAGTTTCTCTTTTGATTTTCTTGAAACTCATTTTTTGCACGGTCAGCTTTGCCTATTTTTTAGATAAGAAATTTGGGGAAAGAAATATGAATGCACTCCTGTTTTCACTCTCTTATGGATTTATGAGTTATCTTTCAGTCAACCAACTCAATATTATGTGGCTAGATGCCTTGATAGGTCTTCCACTCATTTTATTAGGGGTCGACTCCATCATTAACAATGAAAATCCGATTCGTTATATTCTCCCTTTGGCAATCACCGTTTTGGCCAATTATTATACAGGATATATGATTTGCCTCTTTTTAGTATTTTATTTTCCTTATGCTTATTTGCTTCAAAAAAGAAGCTTTCAATGGAAGGATTTTCTTAAAACCGGAGCTCGTTTTGCTTTATACAGTATATTAGCAATTGGGCTCATTATGATTGTTCTACTTCCAAGTGCTTATAGTTTACTTGGAAGTAAAGGAGCAGCAAAGCAAAGTCTCTGGTCTCTAAAATCAGAATACAATCCTTTGTTGATGCTATCAAAATTATTCATTGGTAGTTTTGACTTTCAGCAAATGCCTAAAGGATACCCAAATATTTTTGTTGGTAGCTTGGCACTCTTTTCCTTTTTTACCTATTTTACTCATAAGATAATTAGACTCGCTGAAAAAATCATCGCCTTTGTCATTACTCTCTTCTTTTTAGTGAGTTTTAATATCGATTTTTTAGATCGAATTTGGCATGCTGGTCAACTTCCGAATTGGTATCCTTACCGTTTCTCATTCTTATTTAGTTTCTGGATTGTTTACATCGGGTATCAACAAACCTTGAAGTCCTCAAAGATTTCAATGTTTGAAGCTTTTACATTTTTCTTTTTTATGCTTAGCATCAGTATTGGTTTTATCCTTTATCCCCAATCTTACCTTCAATCCTGGCAAATCGTCCTAGGGTTTGGAATTTCAATGGGTATTCTCTATGGATTAATTGCTCAAACCAGATTCAAGAAGCGTTCTCGTGGGTTATGGATTAGTTTAGTCCTCATTGAACTTGTGTTGAATAGTGGAATTAACTTGGCTAGACTGGGATATGTGATGAATTCAGATTTCACTAACTATCAAGCCTCTTTAGAGCTTTGGAGCAAATCTCTATCAGCACCTGACAACACGTTCTTTAGAAGTGAAAAAACAATTGCGCGTTCAAAAAATGATAGTCTTCAAGTTCCTACTTACGGAATCTCTCATTTTTCATCTACCTTTGAAAAAGAAAGTGAACGTTTCTTTGAAGCTATCGGTGTTCGACAAGGAGTGGCCTACGTAAGTTATAGTAATGGAACGTTACTAACGGATGCCCTTCTTGGAATTAAAACAAGTTTTATAGCAAATGACCAGGCTTCTTATAATCATCGATGGGAAAGAAAAGATTTAGAAATGATGGACGTTGCACAGCAATTTGAAGAAGGTACTGTTGTTCAAAATGACAATGTTCTTTCTATTGCTTATCCAATGAAACCCATATTAAAAGCGATGAAAGTCCCCGTTAATCAGCCGGTTGCCATGCAAAATCAATTATCTAACGCTCTTGCAGGAACCCATTCACCAAAGGATATTTTCACGAGAATTCCTTCTCAAATGGCTTACAGTAATATTAAAGGTCGCCCTTTTGCTCACCAAACGATACAGTTGGAAAATAGTGAAGAAAAAGGGAGCATTAAATTAACCTTCACGCCAGAAACCGATGATCCTATCTATTTAGAATTAGCGGGAGATATGGAAGAAGATAGTTTCACGATGACCTTAAATGGAAAAGAGTATTTCTTTTATCCTGTTGAATCAAGACCCGTTCTTTTAAGTATTGCTTCCAAGAAAAAAGGAATCCCTCAAACGATAGAGTTCACGATTCAAAAAGATCAATTTTCATTTACAAGATTGAATCTTTATTCCTTAAATGAAACATTATTACAAGATAGAATTCAACAAACGAAAGCTCAAGAATTAAAAATAGATACCTTCTCCTCTACCCATTTTTCTGGAACGATGACGGTAGAAGAAGAAAGTACAGTTTTAACGACGATTCCTTACTCAATTGGATGGACGGTTCGTGTAGATGGTCAACCTGTAGAAACTTTTAAAATTCTCGATTCTCTTCTCGGATTTAGTATTTCCCCAGGAAAACATTCTGTCGAATATCATTATACGACTCCTTATCTGATTGAAGGTTCGATGATTAGCTTTGCTTCTATCGTGTTTATTATTCTGATTTTGTTAACCAGACGCAAAAAGACCGATGACTCCTAG
- a CDS encoding superoxide dismutase encodes MTYELPKLEYAFDVLEPHFDARTMEIHHDKHHNAYVTNLNAAVEKHPELFEKTVEELVSDLNAVPEDIRVAVRNNGGGHANHSLFWTQLSLDGAKAPEGALLAAINEAFGSFDEFKAAFAQAAATRFGSGWAWLVLSNGKLEVVSTPNQDNPLSEGKTPLLGLDVWEHAYYLNYQNRRPDYISAFWNVVNWDEVARRFEAAK; translated from the coding sequence ATGACTTATGAATTACCAAAATTAGAATACGCATTTGACGTATTAGAACCACATTTTGATGCACGTACAATGGAAATCCACCATGACAAACATCACAATGCATATGTTACAAATTTAAACGCAGCGGTAGAAAAACACCCTGAATTATTCGAAAAAACAGTTGAAGAATTAGTTAGCGATTTAAACGCTGTTCCAGAAGATATCCGTGTAGCTGTTCGCAACAATGGTGGTGGGCATGCAAACCATAGCTTATTCTGGACTCAATTATCTCTTGATGGTGCAAAAGCTCCAGAAGGTGCTTTATTAGCAGCTATCAACGAAGCATTCGGAAGCTTCGACGAATTCAAAGCAGCATTCGCACAAGCAGCAGCAACTCGTTTTGGGTCTGGTTGGGCTTGGTTAGTTCTTTCTAACGGAAAATTAGAAGTCGTTTCTACTCCAAACCAAGATAACCCTCTATCAGAAGGCAAAACTCCATTATTAGGATTAGATGTATGGGAACATGCATACTACTTAAACTACCAAAACCGTCGTCCAGACTACATTTCAGCATTCTGGAATGTTGTGAACTGGGATGAAGTAGCTCGTCGTTTCGAAGCTGCTAAATAA